In the genome of Anaerolineaceae bacterium oral taxon 439, the window ATTCTTTACCTTCCGAAGTTTCGTTAACCGCGGCCCGGTAATAAAGCAGATATGCCATCAGCCGCTCCAGCGTATCGGCGTCAAGCAAATCTGTTTTCTTTGCCCCAAACGTCGCCTCCAGCGTTTGAAGCGCGCCCATTGACTGGTTGTAAAATCCGCCGGTCAGCGGTAAATTAAAACCAAACTCGTTGAACATTGTTTGAACCGTGCGGACGGTTTCGCTCTGGGTTCCGTTCGCGATCGGGTCGCCGCCGCGAAGCTCTTCGAGCGCCTTCGCGTAAGCTGGATCGAGCTGTGACAGGACGTAATCCAGCCCTTCGCTGCCGGAGGAACCGGAATCGTCAGCCGCGGCGTTCAGGGAGGGAAAGATCACAGCGGCAATCAGAACGATAAGACTGAGAAAAAAATTTTTCATCGTGCCTCTCTTTCTTCGACTTTACTTTGTGGACATATTTTGGACCGACCGGAGTTGTTCGGCGGCGGTTCGCTTTTCAGGGTCATCCACCCCGCATAAGATTTTTTAACTTTAGCATAGCCATTTCTGAAAACTCCGAGCTAATAGCTCAGAATTTTCAGATCGAACGCGCCGTTAAAACAATTTACGCATGTTCCCACAGCCGCTTGAATCAAAATCAGCGCAATATTTCCGCATGATCAGCGGGACATCCCGCGGAAAATAAAACACTGCCAGCCGGGCCGCATATGGTAAAATGTGAAATCATAAATCAATGAGGTGAAACGGATGAATGGCTTTTCTTGTAAATAACGAGGTCTTTCGGCAGGTCTGACATTTTTTCAGAGTCCCGCCGCGCCTCTGCAAGAAAGCGAACCCCTCCGCTCCTGAATGTTTTCCGCCATAAATGGTGTTTAAACCCGTCCTTGTTAAAGAGCCGAAAGATGTTTGTTTTCTTGCGGCTCTTTTCTTTTTTGATATGGAACGTAATATTATGGCAATGATTAAAGTTGAAAATCTGACTTTCGCGTACCCTGGAATATACCGAAATATTTTTGAGAATTGCAGCTTCCGGATCGATACGGATTGGAAACTCGGCCTTGTCGGCAGGAACGGTCGGGGCAAAACAACATTACTGAATTTACTTCTCGATAAATACAAATACAACGGGCAAATCATCAGCTCGGTAAAATTCGATTATTTTCCCTGCCCGGTTCCGGATAAAAAACGCCCCGTCCTCGAAATTATGGCCAATATCAGCCCGACAGCGCGGGAATGGGAGCTTCTGCGTGAGCTCGCTTATCTGGAGGTCGACGCGGATATTCTTAACCGGCGCTTCGATACGCTTTCAAACGGCGAGCAGACAAAAGTCCTTTTGGCGGCATTCTTCTTAAATGAAGGCCGGTTTCAATTGATCGACGAACCGACGGATCATCTCGATCTTAACGCGCGCAAAACTGTCGCCGCATATTTGAAACGGAAGAAAGGATTTATCCTCGTCTCGCATGACCGCGCCTTCCTGGACGACTGCGTGGATCATATCCTGTCGTTGAATAAAACGTCGATCGACGTTCAAAACGGGAATTTTTCGACCTGGATGAAGGCTTTTGAAGACCGGCAGGCTTACGAAACGGCGCAAAACGAACAGCTCCGTAAAGAAATCCGTCGGTTACACGAAGCGGCGCGGCGAACCGCGGCCTGGTCGGATCGCGTCGAATCGATGAAAACCGGGAACGGCCCGGTCGATCGCGGCTACATCGGTCATAAAGCCGCCAAAATGATGAAGCGGTCAACCGCGATCAGCGCGCGGCAGGAGAAAGCGATCGAAGAAAAATCAGCGCTGTTGAAAAACGTCGAAAGGGCGGATGACCTGAAAATCACCCCGCTTCCGCACCATGCGCAAACGCTGGCGCAATTTTCAAACATAACGATTTATTCTGATGAGAAACCTGTCTGCGGGCCGGTTTCGTTCGAGATCGACCAGGGCGCACGTCTGGCGCTGGCCGGAAAGAACGGCAGCGGGAAAAGCAGTTTGTTAAAATTGCTGTTGGGGCAGGATATCTCTTACAGCGGAACGCTCCGTCTCGCCTCGGGACTGATCATTTCTTACGTTCCCCAGGATCCGACCGGCTTATCCGGATCGCTGAACGAATTCACGACCCATCACGCTCTCGACAAAATCCTGTTCAATTCGCTGCTGAGCAAGCTGGATTTCGGCCGGGCTCAATATGAAACCGATATCGCGACGTATTCGCTCGGACAGAAAAAGAAAGTCCTGATCGCGAAAAGCCTCTGCGAACGGGCGCACCTGTACGTCTGGGACGAACCCCTCAATTATGTCGATATTTATTCGCGGATGCAGATCGAGCAGCTGATCCTGCGCTTCGGACCGACAATGATCTTCGTTGAACATGACCGGGCGTTTCAGAAAGCGGCTGCGACGCGGACAGTCGAGATTCAGTCATCGGTAAAAAAACCAGAAAAAAGCGAGAAGGAAAGCCCGCGGATTATGTTATAATATGTACTGGTAGCGGATAGCTTGAGAAAACCGGGACGTTATTCAAGCTGAGCCGGTTCTCGAGCAAAATTTTACACAGAGCAAACGCTCAAAATTCATCATAACTGCAGGAGTATCAAATGAGTAATACGGTTGCATGGTTAGTTTTTAGTTTGATCTGCGGTATTGGATCGTTAGGTCTCGGTTCATACCTGTTCTATTGGGTCAGCAAACAGGACGACGGGACGGATCGGTCCCGCGAAGTCGCCCGCTGGATCCATGAAGGCGCTCAGGCGTACCTGAAAAAGCTGTACACCGCGCTGATTATCGTTGCGGCGATCATGGCGGTCTTCCTCTTCGTCGTTTACAGCATCGAGCACGGCCGCGGGCTTGAAACCGCGATCTGCTACCTGATCGGCGCGATCTGCTCTGCTGCCGCCGGCTACATGGGCATGGAAATCGCCGTCCGCGCGAACGTCCGCAGCGCCGTCGCCGCTCAAACAGACCTGAATAAATCGTTCAACGTCGCGTTCCGCGGCGGCGCAGTGATGGGTTTCGCGGTCGTCGGGATCGCGACAATCGGCATGAGCATTATTTACCTGATTACCAAAGACGCGCAGCTCGTTCTCGCGTATTCACTCGGCGCGTCTTCGTTCGCGCTGCTCGCAAAAGCTGGCGGTGGTATCTATACGAAAACAGCTGATATTGCCGCCGATCTTGTCGGAAAAGTCGAAGTCGGGATTCCGGAAGACGATCCGCGCAACCCCGCCGTCGTTGCGGATAACGTCGGCGATAACGTCGGCGATGTCGCCGGCATGGGCGGCGATATTTTCGACAGCTACGTCGCCGCTTCCGTCGCCGCGATGCTTCTCGGCGCCGCGATGAGGGACGAATTTTACACGACGCTGCCGCTGCTCCTCTGCGGACTGGGGATTCTCGCTTCCATTATCGGTTCTTACTTCGTCAAAGTTGAAGAAAATGGGAAACCGAGCAAAGCGCTCAATCTGGGTACCATTTTAACCTGCGCCATTTTCGCGGTCCTGATGGCGATTGCGATCCTGCTGACGCCGGGAATCGCGAACGGCTTTATCTGGGCGATCGTTGTCGGGACTGCCGTCGGCGTTATTATCGGACAGACGACCGAATTCTTTACTTCGGACGAATACGCGCCGGTCAAATTGACCGCTGAATACTCGAAATCGGGGCCCGCGATTACGATTATCGCCGGGATCTCCTACGGTCTCGTTTCGATCGTTCCGTCGATCGTCGGAATCGTCGTCGCGATGATCGTTGCCTTCTTCGCCGCCGGCGGCAATATCAACTTTGACGCCGGAATTTACGGCGTTGGGATCGCTTCGGTCGGGATGCTTGCCGTTTCCGGCATGATCGTTTCCGCCGACGCTTATGGCCCGATTGTGGATAACGCCCGCGGTATCGCGGAAATGTCCTCGATGGATCAGGAAGTTATCGACCGCTGCGACATCCTGGACTCCGCCGGGAACACGGCGAAAGCCATCACCAAAGGTTTCTCGATCGCCGCGGCCGCGCTGACCGTTCTGGCGCTCTTCGCAGCGTTCATCAGCGAAATTAACCAGGCGATGGGCGGCGGCTTCGACCGCAGCGTCTTATCCATCGTCGATCCGCTTATCCTCGCCGGGCTCTTTATCGGCGGTATCTGCCCGCCGTTGTTCTCGGCGCTGCTGATGCTCTCCGTTACCGGCGGCGCGTTTAAAATGATCGAAGAAATCCGCGCGCAATTCCGTGCCGAGCCGGGCATCCTCGAAGGGAAGGTCAAACCGAATTACAATCGCTGTATCAGTCTGGCCGCCCAAGGCGCGCTGACGTCGCTGATCTGGCCCGCGATTATCGCGATCGTGCTCCCGTTGATCGTCGGGTTCGTTCTCGGCCCGACCGGCCTGACCGGGTTCCTCGGCGGCGCGATTATCGTCGGCGTTATCTTCGCCCTCTTCATGTCGAATTCCGGCGGTCTCTGGGATAACGCGAAGAAATTCATCGAGACCGGCGAATGCGGCGGGAAGGGTTCCGAGGCCCATAAATCCGGCGTCATCGGCGACACCGTCGGCGATCCGTTCAAGGATACCGCCGGCCCGTCGATCAACACGCTGATCACGGTTATGTCGCTCGTCGCGTCGACGTTTGCCCCGATTATTGCGAACTTCAACCTGCCGAATCTTCTTAAATAGCCGGCGGCAAAACGCTTGGACCGGAGGCGAGGGCTCTTCCCTCGCCTCTCTTTTTACCGCCGGCGGTACAGCGCCGCATGAACTGCCTTTTTCCGGATCCGAGGCAGACGCCGATCAAAACGTCCCGTGGCAGGCCCGGATATCATCCCGTGAGAAAAGAGGGAAAAATGAAATTTTTATGCTTTGGAATGGCCGTATGCGACTATATCCTGTCGGGCGTTCCCGCGGATATCCTGTCGATCAACGGCGCGTCTATCAGCGGACTGAACGTCAGCGCCGGCGGAGACGCGCTGAACGTCGCGATCGGCGTAACCCGGCTGGGGAATCAGGCCGCGATCGTCGGACGCGTTGGCCGCGACGCATCGGCCGAATTCCTGCGCGAACGCTGCCGGACGGAAGGCGTCGACGGATCAGGGCTGGTCACCGACAAAGACTACCCAACCTCGACCTCCTTCGTTCTTTTAGACCGCTCGGGCGAACGCCATTTCCTCTTCGAGAATCGAATCTATGCGAATTATTCTGAAGAAATGGTCCTGGAAAAATGGCTGCGCGACGCGGATTGCGTTTACTTCGGAAGCGCGCTGACGTTTCCGTCGCTCGATCAGGGCGGAATCGCGAAACTCTTTGCCCGCGCGAAAAAGCTGGGGAAAACGACGGCCATGGACGCCGCGCTGCATGGACAGAAATACGACCCGCGTCGGCTTGACGCGTTTCGGCCTGCGCTCGAAGCTACCGATATTTTCTTTCCCAGCTTAGCGGAAATCGAAGTCTTTACGGATACGCAAAACCCATACAAAGCCGCCGAGATCTTTCGCGATACCGGCGTTAAAATACTGGGGATCAAGCTCGGGAATAAAGGCGCTTATGTAACCGATTTCTCGGAGGAACGGATCGTTCCGCCCCGGAAATCCGGGAACGTCGTCGACACGACCGGCGCGGGCGACGCTTTTTTCGCCGGATTCCTGAGCGCGCGGATGAACGGGTTTTCGCCGTTCGAAAGCGTCGAAATCGGCAACATCACCGCATCGCGCGCAATCGAGGCCATCGGCGCAACGGCAGGGATCCCATCCTTCGATCGCGCTGTCGCCGAAGCTACCGCTTTCTACCGAAAATCTTCGCCCGCCACTCCGGAAGCTGATCCTTGACCGAATCAAAGTAAACCGAGAACAGGATAATCGCCCCCTTCACGATCAGCTGGTAGAAATATTCGAACCGAAGCATGTTCAAGCCGTTATTAATCACGCCCATAATCAGCGTCCCGATAATCGTACAGCCGATCGTACCGATCCCGCCGCCGAAGCTGACCCCGCCGAGAACCGACGCCGCAATCGCCTCGCCTTCATATCCGATCCCGACGTTGGCCGGCTGGCCGGAACCCATCCGCGCCGCTAAAATAATCCCGCCGCAGCCAGCCAGCGCGCCGGCGATAACATAGACAATAATTCGAACCTTCCTGACGTTAATTCCGGAATGGATCGCGGCTTCCTGATTCCCGCCGACGGCGTAAATATAGCGACCGAACCGCGTCTTACTCAGGACGATCCCAAAGACCAGGAACGCTAAGAACAGGAACGCAACCGAATAAGGAATCTGAATCTTCAAGCCGTCATGAACGGAAATCGTCCATCGCCCGCTCCCGATTTCGTTAAACGCCTTACTCGTCGAAGCGACCGGATAACCGTCAGTAATAATATACGCCAGTCCGCGAACGATCATCTGCGTCGCCAGCGTCACGATAAACGGCGGCAGCTTCGTATACGCAAGACAGCTCCCATTAAATAATCCGATCAGCATGCAGGCGAGCAACGTCAGGAAAATCGCCAGATAAAGGTTCAGATTCAATACCGACAGCAGCGTCACGCTCAGACAGCCCGAAAACGCGACCGTTGACCCGATCGAAAGATCGACGTTGCCGATCAAGATAATATACGTCAACCCGATCGACAGCAGACCGTAAATACTGACCTGCTGTAATATATTGGTAATATTCCCCAGCGTCAGAAAATTCGGTGAATTACTCGACAGAATAATAAATAAAATCAGCAGAATCAGGATCGGGCCCAAATAATTCCGAACCGTTTTTACGATCGGATTCGTCCGACGGCGCGGGGCTGCCGTCCTTTCCGTCATTCTTTCATCCGTTGCCGCCATCCTCGTCTCTCCCAATTGCATAGTTCATGATTTTGATTTGCGTCAGCTCTTCCTGCTCCGCGTCGATCTCCTTCACGATTTCGCCGTCGCACATAATCATCACGCGATGCGACAGGTGAATAATCTCCGGTAAATCTGAGGAGATAAAGAGAATCGCCAAACCCTGCGCCGATAAACGGTTGATCAGGTCATAAATCTCTTTCTTCGCGCCGACGTCAATCCCGCGCGTCGGTTCGTCAAGTATCAGGATTTCCGGATCGATCGCCATCCATTTCGACAACACGACTTTCTGCTGGTTCCCGCCGGAAAGCTCTTTGCATTTCTGATCCGGACCGGAGGACTTAATACTCAGGATATTCCGGTACCGATCGACGATAGCGTTTTCCTGATTCGAATCGACGCGGATTCCGTGAATAAAGCTTTTCAGGACGCCGATCGTCAGGTTGAAGGAGATCGACTGGTTCAGAACCAGCCCCGCCCCCTTTCGGTCCTCCGGGACCAGCCCGATCCGGTAACGGATCGCGTCGGCAGGAGTGTTAATCACTGCCCTTTTCCCTTCGACCTTAATCGTCCCCTCCGTCCGCGGGTCGAGACCAAAAATCGCCCGCGCCAGCTCGGTCCTTCCCGCGCCGACCAGACCGGAGAAGCCTAATATCTCGCCCTTATATAAATCGAAACTGACGTTTTTCAGCTTCGCGTTCGAGAAGTTCCGAACCTCGAGCGCCTTTTCCTTCGTTCCGGTAAACGTCCGCGTCCCATACGCGTCCCGAATATCGCGCCCAACCATCATCGCGACCAGCTCGTCCGTCGTCGTTTCGTCCGTGCGTTTCGTTCCGACGTACGTCCCATCGCGCATGACCGTTACCCGATCCCCAATCCGGAACGTCTCTTCCATGCGGTGCGACACGTAGATCACCGTTCGGTTCTCCTGAATCAGATTCTCGATAATCTCGAAAAGCGACTCAACCTCGTGTCGGGTCAACGACGCGGTCGGCTCGTCCATGACGACAATATTCGCATTCTTCGAAATCGCGCTGGCGATCTCGACCATCTGCTGCTGCGCGATCGATAAGCGGCCAACCTTCGCCTCCGGATCGAGATTCAGCCGGGCCGCGTCGATCAGGTCCTGAGTATCCTGAATCATCCTGGGATAATCGACAAACGAAAACGGCGGTTTAACCGGGAACGCCCCGCGGAAAACATTTTCAGCCACCGTCATATTCTTACAGACGCTTAATTCCTGATGAATGATCGCGATCCCGTTATCGCGGGCCACGATCGGATTCGTAATCTGAACCGCTTTCCCGTTGATTCGGATTTCGCCGCCGTCCGACTGATAGATTCCGCCAAGAATATTCAGGAGCGTCGATTTCCCGGCGCCGTTCTCTCCCATGAGGACATGAACCTCGCCCGCAGCACAGCTGAAATTAAACCCGCGCAGCGCGTGAATCCCGCCGAACCTCTTATCGATATTTATCATTTCTAAAACATCGCCACCTGCCATATCGCTGCCTTTACGCTGAATCGGAACCAAAAACGATTCTTAGATCAGATAAATTTTCTTTTTAAGGAACAATAAAGAAAAGCCGGGGCTCCGCTCGCAAGCGGCGGCGAATACCCCGGCAAAAACGCATCCGTCAGTCGAAGACGTAGTCTTCAACGTTTTCAGCGTCGACCAATTCAACAGGGATCAGAATATCGCGTTCCTCCAGCTCTTCGCCGGCGAGCACCTTCAGCATCATTTCAACCGAAGCGCGGCCGATCTTTCCGAAAGACTGCGCCGACGTCGCCGTCTGCCAACCCTCCTTGATCAACGCGATACTGTCGACCGATCCGTCGATCCCGACGATCCCGATATCGCCAGCCTCTTTTCCGGCGCTCTTCGCCGCCGCGACGAACCCCTGTGCGCAGAGGTCATTCCCCCCCCACGCGCCGGCAATATCCGGGTCCGCCTGAAGGAAATTGTCCATCGCGAACATCGCCTGATCGATTGATGACGGCGAGTTCATCGTATTGACGACCTCGATATCGCGATATTTCCGAAGAACGTTATCGCGTCCGATGGACCGCTGCGAAACCGCGTAGGACATCCGGTTCTCGAAGATAATCATCTTGCCTTTATAGTCCATGTACTTCGCCAACGCTTCCATCGCGATCTCGCCCGCTTTGACGTTATCCGACATGACGCTGAACGTCGCGTTTTCGAACCCGATAACCGCGCTGTCGACGACCGCGATCGGGATCCCGGCCTCGTTCGCCTGATCGATCAGCGGCGCGGAAGCGACATAATCAACCGCCGCGATAAAAATCGCGTCATATTGATTCGTAATCAGGTCGGCGAACAAGTTCGCCTCCTTCTGCGCGTCGTTCGCGGCGTCGTACGTATCCAGCGTGTTTCCGGAATCCACGACCGCCTCCTCCATGACCTCCTTCAGGTGCATGAACATCGGATTCCCCAGAAACTTGACAACCAGCGCCATTTTCTTCCCCGTTACCGCCTCCTGAGCGCTGACCGAACGGACCGCGAACAGCCCGACCAACATCGCGGTGATCAATAAAATACGAACAACTTTCTTCATCTTTTATCTCCTTGTTCTGAATAAGACGATTCCCCCTTTTTGAACCGTCTGTCCTCCAACGTTAAGACTTCGCTAAATACCCCCCGTCAATCGGAATAACCGCCCCATTGATATACGACGATGCATCGGACGCCAGGAAGACGCAGAGCCCCTTCATGTCCTCCGGCGCGCCCCATCGTTTCGCCGGGATCCGCTTCGTAATCTCCTCGAAACGCGGATTCGCCGGATCCATCAGCGCCGCGTTCATCTCCGTCGCCATGTATCCCGGAGCGATCGCGTTGACGTTGATTCCCCGGCATGCCCAATCGTTGCACAGCGTCTTCGTCAGCTGGTTGATCCCGCCTTTCCCGGCCGCGTACGCCGGAATCGTCGAGCCGCCGAAAAAAGCGTTCATCGACGATAAATTGATGATCTTCCCATACCCGACCTTCAGCATCTCACGCCCCGCCAGCTGGCAAAGATGAAATGGGGCGGTCAGGTTCACTTCAAGCATCTGATCCCAGTCTTCGATCGGAAACGCTTCGCTGGGATGCCTGCGCTGCATTCCGGCGGAATTGACAAGAATATCGATCCGCCCGCCCAAAAGCGTTAACGCTTCAAAAAAACCGCGCTCGCGATCGATCCGATCCGACAGGTCCATCCGCACGCCCTGACAGCGGAAACCGCGCTCCCGGAACTCAGCCGCAACCTCTTCAACCGATTCCCCGCGCCCGGCGATGACAACCTCGGCGCCGGCTTCCATCAGCCCTTCCGCCATGCTTTTTCCTAAACCGCGCGTCCCACCGGTTACGAATGCTTTTCGATTGTTCAAAGAAAAAAACTGCATTGAAAACCCTTCTCAGCCCGAGAACCGATTCTTAAAGAAAGCTAACGTACCCCCTTTATATCATGAAAGAATCGAATTTCTCACAGGTTCAGCGTCATAAGCAAGTCACATCTTCGCCATGATTTTCGTCATAAACTTACAGAAGCCCAAAATAGTTTCATCTGTTTCAAGTTGTTTTCATCATGATTCAGAAATATTTCCAAACAGGAATTTATTCAGGCATCAACCGTTTCACAAAGCTGGAGCGCAGCCAAGGTCAAACCGGAGCGAATCGTCGATTCGAACGCGCCGGGTTAAATACAAAACATTTCCTTGATCGGTGCAGTCGAGGAAATGTTTCAGAACGCAGCGGATCGCTCACGACTCTTTTTTCATCAGCTTATAAAAAAACGTCCCAACGCAAAGCAGCGCCACGCCGCCCGCCGTCGTCAGAGCCCGAACTCCCGAGCCAGCGAAATCGTCCGTCAGGTAAAGCCCGAAAATAATCAGGAAAACGGACAAAATCAAACACAAAAGGCCAAACAGCTTATAAACCTGATCCCGCATCCGTCACCTCTCGTTCCAGCCCGGCAAATCCATACCCGCGAGCGCCATTCGGCTATAAATC includes:
- a CDS encoding Lsa family ABC-F type ribosomal protection protein encodes the protein MAMIKVENLTFAYPGIYRNIFENCSFRIDTDWKLGLVGRNGRGKTTLLNLLLDKYKYNGQIISSVKFDYFPCPVPDKKRPVLEIMANISPTAREWELLRELAYLEVDADILNRRFDTLSNGEQTKVLLAAFFLNEGRFQLIDEPTDHLDLNARKTVAAYLKRKKGFILVSHDRAFLDDCVDHILSLNKTSIDVQNGNFSTWMKAFEDRQAYETAQNEQLRKEIRRLHEAARRTAAWSDRVESMKTGNGPVDRGYIGHKAAKMMKRSTAISARQEKAIEEKSALLKNVERADDLKITPLPHHAQTLAQFSNITIYSDEKPVCGPVSFEIDQGARLALAGKNGSGKSSLLKLLLGQDISYSGTLRLASGLIISYVPQDPTGLSGSLNEFTTHHALDKILFNSLLSKLDFGRAQYETDIATYSLGQKKKVLIAKSLCERAHLYVWDEPLNYVDIYSRMQIEQLILRFGPTMIFVEHDRAFQKAAATRTVEIQSSVKKPEKSEKESPRIML
- a CDS encoding sodium-translocating pyrophosphatase, whose translation is MSNTVAWLVFSLICGIGSLGLGSYLFYWVSKQDDGTDRSREVARWIHEGAQAYLKKLYTALIIVAAIMAVFLFVVYSIEHGRGLETAICYLIGAICSAAAGYMGMEIAVRANVRSAVAAQTDLNKSFNVAFRGGAVMGFAVVGIATIGMSIIYLITKDAQLVLAYSLGASSFALLAKAGGGIYTKTADIAADLVGKVEVGIPEDDPRNPAVVADNVGDNVGDVAGMGGDIFDSYVAASVAAMLLGAAMRDEFYTTLPLLLCGLGILASIIGSYFVKVEENGKPSKALNLGTILTCAIFAVLMAIAILLTPGIANGFIWAIVVGTAVGVIIGQTTEFFTSDEYAPVKLTAEYSKSGPAITIIAGISYGLVSIVPSIVGIVVAMIVAFFAAGGNINFDAGIYGVGIASVGMLAVSGMIVSADAYGPIVDNARGIAEMSSMDQEVIDRCDILDSAGNTAKAITKGFSIAAAALTVLALFAAFISEINQAMGGGFDRSVLSIVDPLILAGLFIGGICPPLFSALLMLSVTGGAFKMIEEIRAQFRAEPGILEGKVKPNYNRCISLAAQGALTSLIWPAIIAIVLPLIVGFVLGPTGLTGFLGGAIIVGVIFALFMSNSGGLWDNAKKFIETGECGGKGSEAHKSGVIGDTVGDPFKDTAGPSINTLITVMSLVASTFAPIIANFNLPNLLK
- a CDS encoding 2-deoxy-D-gluconate 3-dehydrogenase gives rise to the protein MQFFSLNNRKAFVTGGTRGLGKSMAEGLMEAGAEVVIAGRGESVEEVAAEFRERGFRCQGVRMDLSDRIDRERGFFEALTLLGGRIDILVNSAGMQRRHPSEAFPIEDWDQMLEVNLTAPFHLCQLAGREMLKVGYGKIINLSSMNAFFGGSTIPAYAAGKGGINQLTKTLCNDWACRGINVNAIAPGYMATEMNAALMDPANPRFEEITKRIPAKRWGAPEDMKGLCVFLASDASSYINGAVIPIDGGYLAKS